From a region of the Thiorhodovibrio winogradskyi genome:
- a CDS encoding VWA domain-containing protein: MPSDFHFLNPWWLLALLPLAPILWFGATDQSNASSAWRRVIDARLLPVLTLQPAKLNPLAARLPLVLLALGWLIAVLALANPTFERKPVPTFSGGRDRVVVLDLSRSMEAADLTPSRLARARYKVADILARVRDGRVGLIAFAGDAFTVAPLTQDADTILAMLEALQTEIMPVPGSRPDLALKRAGALLEQSGATKGEVVLISDDAGDQRARAAAEALKAQGHRLAVIGVGTAEGAPVPGVRRADGPVITKLDAEALRALARAGGGSYAGLTSDDLDLNSVLSAPDTGGNLPAELTESQIQAWYPLGPWVALALLPLAALAFRRGWLLVSLPLLIGSMLVMAPADPAHALGWDDLWLRRDQQAAQALAQGEPERARELAPDPQRRGTAAYRAGDYQAAAEDFSAGETATDHYNRGNALARAGELEDALAAYEEALALQGVHQDARHNHAQVKKLLEQRQQEQQQQQQDQQQDQEDNEDGESGEESPDRSQSQSQNQDENQEQSQNQSGQSQDGQPQDGESSDDNQARNEQSEPKSSDNQSSENGEQDSESPQDSQSSDQEQPRPSGDGRETDSSNQQASNNEIEPGRDRQAEQQAAEDYREAAQAAEAKAKAEAEAEAEAEKEQDRQQAATASQTAEGTPEEREARAAAEQWLRRIPDDPAGLLRRKFLYQYSQRVGPEQNVAAGEPW; the protein is encoded by the coding sequence ATGCCAAGCGACTTCCATTTCCTGAATCCCTGGTGGCTGCTCGCCCTGCTGCCGCTGGCGCCCATCCTGTGGTTCGGCGCCACCGACCAGAGCAACGCCAGCAGCGCCTGGCGGCGAGTGATTGACGCCCGTCTGCTGCCGGTGCTGACGCTGCAACCCGCCAAGCTCAACCCTCTGGCCGCGCGTCTGCCGCTGGTGCTGCTCGCGCTCGGCTGGCTGATTGCCGTGTTGGCGCTGGCCAACCCCACCTTTGAGCGCAAGCCGGTGCCGACCTTCAGCGGCGGCCGAGATCGCGTCGTGGTGTTGGACCTGTCTCGCTCCATGGAGGCCGCCGACCTGACGCCCAGTCGTCTGGCGCGCGCGCGCTACAAGGTGGCCGATATTCTGGCGCGCGTGCGCGACGGGCGAGTGGGTCTGATCGCCTTTGCCGGCGATGCCTTCACGGTCGCCCCCCTGACCCAGGATGCCGACACCATCCTCGCCATGCTCGAAGCCCTGCAAACCGAGATCATGCCGGTGCCCGGCAGCCGCCCCGATCTGGCCCTGAAGCGCGCCGGTGCCCTGCTCGAGCAGTCCGGCGCGACCAAGGGCGAGGTGGTACTGATCAGCGACGATGCCGGTGACCAACGCGCCCGCGCCGCCGCCGAGGCGCTGAAAGCCCAGGGCCATCGCCTCGCGGTCATCGGCGTCGGCACCGCCGAGGGCGCGCCCGTGCCCGGCGTGCGTCGTGCCGATGGGCCGGTGATTACCAAACTGGATGCCGAGGCTCTGCGCGCGCTGGCACGGGCCGGCGGCGGCAGCTACGCCGGACTGACCTCGGATGATCTTGATCTCAACTCCGTGCTTAGCGCGCCCGACACCGGAGGCAACCTACCGGCGGAGCTCACCGAGAGCCAGATCCAGGCTTGGTATCCGCTCGGCCCCTGGGTCGCGCTGGCACTGTTGCCGCTCGCCGCCTTGGCGTTTCGGCGTGGCTGGCTGTTGGTCAGCTTGCCGCTACTGATCGGCTCCATGCTAGTGATGGCACCCGCCGACCCGGCGCACGCCTTGGGTTGGGATGATCTCTGGCTGCGGCGCGATCAGCAGGCGGCTCAGGCCCTGGCGCAAGGGGAGCCCGAGCGCGCGCGCGAACTGGCGCCCGACCCCCAACGCCGCGGCACCGCCGCCTATCGCGCCGGCGATTATCAAGCCGCCGCCGAGGACTTTTCCGCCGGCGAGACCGCCACTGACCACTACAATCGCGGTAACGCCCTGGCCCGGGCAGGCGAACTCGAGGACGCGCTCGCGGCCTATGAGGAGGCATTGGCCTTGCAGGGAGTGCACCAGGACGCGCGCCACAATCACGCCCAGGTCAAAAAGTTGCTTGAACAACGACAACAAGAGCAGCAACAGCAGCAGCAAGACCAGCAGCAAGACCAAGAGGATAACGAGGATGGCGAGTCGGGTGAGGAGTCACCTGATCGGAGCCAGAGCCAGAGCCAGAACCAGGACGAGAATCAGGAGCAAAGTCAGAACCAGTCCGGTCAAAGCCAGGACGGTCAGCCCCAGGATGGCGAATCCTCGGATGACAACCAGGCGCGAAATGAGCAATCCGAGCCCAAATCATCAGACAACCAGTCGTCAGAGAATGGTGAACAGGATTCCGAGTCACCACAAGATTCCCAGTCATCTGACCAAGAACAGCCTCGGCCATCCGGTGATGGCCGCGAGACGGACAGCAGCAACCAGCAAGCAAGCAACAACGAGATAGAACCCGGACGTGACCGCCAAGCCGAGCAGCAGGCCGCCGAGGATTATCGCGAGGCCGCGCAAGCCGCCGAAGCCAAAGCAAAGGCTGAGGCTGAGGCTGAGGCTGAAGCCGAGAAAGAACAAGACCGGCAGCAAGCAGCAACCGCCAGTCAGACCGCCGAGGGAACACCCGAGGAACGAGAAGCCCGCGCCGCCGCCGAGCAATGGCTCAGGCGCATTCCGGATGACCCAGCCGGGCTGCTGCGGCGCAAGTTTCTCTACCAATACAGCCAGCGCGTCGGCCCGGAGCAGAATGTCGCGGCTGGGGAGCCTTGGTGA
- a CDS encoding BatD family protein, whose translation MRSPVGYALLFTLALLCPALASAAVTATLDRQQLYEGDVLTLTLEASGQGQAAEPDLAVLEQDFDILGTSRGSQISIINGRSSSSQQWRIRLQPKRLGELRIPALAIGNESTRPMRVRVSALPESALGNPGDDVFVELELERPAGTATDAPVMVQQQLPLVVRLYSALPLRGGSLSDPRAEGAMLERLGPDQRYSANRNGRDYQVIERRYSLSPERSSELRIPPVVFEGELSPGSNQGSNQGSNQGGAGGGSQRSRLDRMFEDFPFASNFATSPLSMFEPGQPVRAQSRALTLEVTARPEDFAGSDWLPAEALTVTDSWAASPPSLRVGEPATRTLTLTAKGLAGSQIPDIDTQVPDSVRAYREPSEHETRTDGQAVFAVSRQSMTLIPTRPGALELPALRVRWWDITAQRERETLVPSLRLEVAAAAGARAPVTPDVVAKEALEAQPDAPARADRGLEAKGQAATPTSESGNDSGQGLGLLLAALLALLALAAAGVLTMMAMRKRGLTGAVATTTASGPAKPAVPPRLSVLREAVRQGAEQHQPGTTAEALLALGRAIWPDDPPLNLSILARRLTEGTQGTDAPQSHATAAAAISELERALYAPPGASWSGTGFWDSVRPALASADTPVKDAQGDLPPLYPDRQPRN comes from the coding sequence ATGAGAAGCCCGGTGGGATATGCGCTGCTGTTTACCCTGGCCCTGCTCTGCCCTGCCCTGGCCAGCGCCGCCGTCACCGCCACGCTTGATCGCCAACAGCTCTATGAAGGCGATGTGCTGACCCTGACCCTTGAGGCCAGTGGCCAAGGCCAGGCGGCCGAGCCGGATCTGGCCGTGCTGGAACAGGATTTCGACATCCTGGGGACCAGCCGCGGCTCGCAGATCAGCATCATCAATGGGCGTTCCAGCAGCAGTCAGCAGTGGCGCATTCGTTTGCAGCCCAAGCGGCTGGGGGAGTTGCGCATTCCGGCGCTGGCGATTGGAAACGAATCCACCCGGCCCATGCGGGTGCGGGTGAGCGCATTGCCCGAGAGCGCCCTTGGCAACCCGGGTGACGATGTCTTTGTCGAGCTGGAATTGGAACGCCCCGCCGGCACCGCGACCGATGCGCCGGTGATGGTGCAACAGCAACTGCCGCTCGTCGTGCGCCTGTATAGCGCCTTGCCCTTGCGCGGCGGTAGCCTGAGCGATCCGCGCGCCGAGGGCGCGATGCTTGAGCGCCTGGGGCCGGATCAGCGCTACAGTGCCAACCGCAATGGGCGCGACTATCAGGTGATCGAGCGTCGCTACAGCCTAAGCCCGGAGCGCAGCAGCGAGTTGCGCATACCGCCAGTGGTGTTCGAGGGAGAACTCTCGCCCGGTTCCAATCAGGGTTCCAATCAGGGTTCCAATCAGGGTGGCGCGGGCGGCGGAAGCCAGCGCTCGCGCCTTGATCGCATGTTCGAGGATTTTCCCTTCGCGAGCAATTTTGCCACCTCTCCACTATCGATGTTCGAGCCCGGACAGCCGGTGCGGGCGCAAAGCCGGGCGCTGACGCTGGAAGTGACCGCGCGGCCGGAAGACTTTGCTGGTTCCGACTGGCTGCCGGCCGAGGCGCTGACAGTGACGGACTCCTGGGCGGCATCGCCACCAAGCCTGCGCGTCGGCGAGCCAGCCACCCGCACCCTGACCCTGACCGCCAAGGGCCTGGCTGGCAGCCAGATTCCGGATATCGACACGCAGGTACCGGACAGCGTGCGCGCCTATCGCGAGCCGAGCGAGCATGAGACCCGCACCGACGGTCAGGCGGTCTTCGCCGTCAGCCGGCAATCCATGACCCTGATCCCGACCCGGCCCGGCGCCCTGGAGCTGCCAGCGCTGCGGGTGCGCTGGTGGGACATCACGGCCCAGCGCGAACGCGAGACCCTGGTGCCGAGCCTTCGCCTTGAGGTCGCCGCAGCGGCCGGTGCGCGGGCGCCGGTGACGCCAGATGTTGTCGCAAAGGAGGCACTTGAGGCGCAGCCAGATGCGCCGGCACGCGCGGACCGGGGGCTAGAGGCCAAGGGCCAGGCCGCCACGCCAACAAGCGAGAGCGGCAACGACAGCGGTCAGGGGCTTGGCCTGCTGCTCGCGGCGCTGCTGGCTCTGCTGGCGCTAGCCGCCGCCGGGGTGCTGACCATGATGGCCATGCGCAAGCGTGGACTGACGGGCGCGGTTGCGACCACCACCGCATCGGGTCCAGCCAAGCCCGCCGTGCCACCGCGCCTGAGCGTGCTGCGCGAGGCAGTGCGCCAGGGCGCCGAGCAACATCAACCAGGGACCACGGCCGAAGCGCTGCTGGCCCTAGGCCGGGCGATCTGGCCGGATGATCCACCCCTGAACCTCAGTATACTGGCGCGGCGCCTGACAGAAGGCACGCAGGGAACCGATGCACCTCAATCCCATGCCACGGCGGCAGCGGCCATCAGCGAACTGGAACGGGCGCTTTACGCGCCGCCCGGAGCAAGCTGGTCGGGAACTGGTTTTTGGGACTCGGTGCGCCCGGCCTTGGCTTCAGCGGATACGCCGGTCAAGGACGCGCAAGGCGATTTGCCGCCCCTTTATCCGGATCGGCAGCCTAGGAACTAG
- a CDS encoding cysteine hydrolase family protein, whose amino-acid sequence MNWKTAHRSFYYQNAPEPEDMTLPWRETALLCIDVQNYGLAEHQDPAERARWEPFHQRMRGTVIPRLKTLQRSFRDHGIDVIHARIACLLNDGRDRSLSQKMPGWNNLLMPKSSLESQIIPELAPIEDEIVITKTGDSAMTGTNLRLVLANMGIRHLVVGGIYTDQCVSSTVRSLADESFNVIVLDDCCAAGTDELHRAELAIINRIYCHVMQSDELLGMMGLG is encoded by the coding sequence ATGAACTGGAAAACCGCGCACCGCTCTTTTTATTACCAGAACGCACCCGAGCCCGAGGACATGACGCTGCCCTGGCGCGAGACCGCCTTGCTGTGCATCGACGTGCAGAACTACGGCCTGGCCGAGCACCAGGATCCGGCGGAGCGCGCGCGCTGGGAGCCGTTTCATCAGCGCATGCGTGGGACCGTGATCCCGCGCTTAAAGACCCTGCAACGGTCGTTTCGCGATCACGGCATCGACGTGATTCATGCGCGTATCGCCTGCCTGCTCAACGACGGGCGTGATCGCTCGCTCAGCCAGAAGATGCCGGGCTGGAACAATCTGCTGATGCCAAAAAGCAGTTTGGAGTCGCAGATCATTCCCGAACTGGCGCCGATCGAGGATGAAATCGTCATCACCAAAACCGGCGACAGCGCGATGACAGGCACCAACCTGCGCCTGGTGCTGGCCAACATGGGAATTCGTCATCTGGTGGTGGGCGGGATCTACACCGATCAGTGCGTTTCCTCGACCGTGCGCAGCCTGGCCGATGAAAGCTTCAATGTCATCGTGCTCGATGACTGCTGCGCCGCCGGTACCGATGAGCTGCACCGCGCCGAGCTTGCGATCATCAATCGCATTTATTGTCATGTCATGCAAAGTGACGAGTTGCTGGGGATGATGGGACTTGGGTAA
- a CDS encoding chemotaxis protein CheW, with translation MTEATASKQPGKAGTDSGDEANQYLTFSVAEERLAMPIDAVQEIIETPQITQVPMTPEHIRGVINLRGNVVPIVDLAARLNRGAATLSKRSCVVVVEVESNRSSYVFGMLVDEVKNILDIPREDVRPAPTFGSDISTDFIQAMGRVEDVFVIILAINHVLSVQELAELKKMTEGASLDPVG, from the coding sequence ATGACAGAGGCAACAGCATCCAAACAGCCAGGCAAAGCCGGGACCGACAGCGGTGACGAGGCAAATCAGTATCTGACCTTTTCGGTCGCCGAGGAACGCCTCGCGATGCCCATTGATGCCGTGCAGGAGATTATCGAAACGCCCCAGATTACCCAGGTTCCCATGACGCCGGAACACATTCGTGGTGTCATCAATCTTCGGGGGAACGTGGTTCCCATCGTTGATCTGGCGGCCCGACTCAACCGCGGCGCGGCAACACTGTCCAAGCGCAGCTGCGTGGTGGTGGTGGAGGTCGAGTCCAATCGCAGCAGCTATGTCTTTGGCATGCTGGTCGATGAGGTCAAGAACATTCTCGACATTCCACGCGAGGATGTTCGCCCGGCGCCGACCTTTGGCTCGGATATCAGCACGGATTTCATTCAGGCCATGGGCCGGGTGGAGGATGTCTTCGTGATTATCCTTGCCATCAACCATGTGCTCTCGGTGCAGGAACTCGCCGAGCTGAAAAAAATGACCGAAGGGGCCAGTCTCGATCCGGTGGGCTAG
- a CDS encoding methyl-accepting chemotaxis protein, translated as MFNLKNIRLQPKLIALMLLSSLVPLLIVATWSTLSARDALMREANARLESVRGIKQGQIERYFAEREGDIGVLTDMVRRIQADAELSLVALHQEKRDRVERLFDRWQREVVALAGQERLGSALRVLAGAQSREGAADDAAAFSMANEAPTYRAEKERVYLNKAAEELGWTNLMLLDDQGVVLFASDSPEPAGRPAEGALAAGIEQLRADPDLAVALADVRPDPGADGAQLGYLVAPVTGSGIGGYLAKPMSFAELNAIVQARNGMGETGESYLVGRIQGQSAFRSDMLTMGDGAYVVGAPISTPYIESAIGGESVNGIFTDSSGKLVLVVGSPLPMPGLEWAILSKRNLEEALTEKAPGETQTLFARYTEQYGYYDLFLIHPEGEVFFTVAKEADYLTNLIDGEYRDSNLAELVRDVLRTRSLGLADFAAYAPSAGAAAAFIAQPLMHDGKVEMVVALQMPLETINAIMQQRDGMGETGETYLVGPDKRMRSDSFLDPDHRSVQASFAGTVADNGVDTAASRAALAGETGTRVITDYNGNPVLSSFTPVKVGDFTWALVAEIDRAEVMAPVWQLVRSTVLITGFFTLLVVVTAVIFARGLSKPLIEAVGIARLVADGDLRTNLASDRTDEIGEMMSAMHGLVEQLRQIVGEVLVGADNLGSASSEVSATAQSLSQGATEQAASVEETTASIEQLNSSVHQNTENARVTNDIAKRSADEARQGGEAVTRTVAAMKDIASKIGMIEEIAYKTNLLALNAAIEAARAGDHGKGFTVVAAEVRKLAENSGATAQEINQLATNSLSIAEDAGRVLEHMVPNIVKTAELIAEITAASGEQASGIGQINEAMGQLDKATQQNASSSEELAATAEELSGQAAQLQETMAFFKVSRGKPPRASTSKTAARARQSELAGAQDDRDTTSPDFERF; from the coding sequence ATGTTCAATCTAAAAAATATCCGCCTGCAACCCAAGCTGATCGCCCTGATGCTGCTGAGTAGCCTGGTGCCTTTGCTGATCGTTGCCACCTGGAGCACCCTGTCGGCACGTGACGCGCTGATGCGGGAGGCCAATGCTCGACTGGAGTCGGTGCGCGGCATCAAGCAGGGGCAGATCGAACGCTATTTTGCCGAGCGTGAGGGCGATATCGGCGTGCTAACCGATATGGTGCGTCGCATCCAGGCCGATGCCGAGTTGAGCCTGGTGGCCTTGCATCAGGAAAAACGCGACCGCGTCGAGCGCCTGTTCGACCGCTGGCAGCGCGAAGTCGTCGCGCTGGCTGGGCAGGAACGCCTGGGCAGTGCGTTGCGAGTGCTGGCCGGTGCCCAGAGCCGGGAGGGGGCGGCCGATGATGCCGCGGCCTTCTCCATGGCTAACGAGGCACCGACCTATCGCGCCGAGAAAGAACGCGTCTATTTAAATAAAGCGGCCGAGGAACTCGGCTGGACGAATCTGATGTTGCTGGATGATCAGGGCGTCGTGCTCTTTGCCAGCGACAGCCCGGAGCCTGCCGGTCGCCCGGCCGAGGGGGCGCTGGCCGCCGGCATCGAACAACTCCGCGCCGATCCTGATTTGGCCGTGGCGCTGGCGGACGTCCGTCCCGACCCGGGCGCCGATGGAGCACAGCTTGGCTATCTGGTCGCGCCGGTCACGGGATCAGGCATTGGCGGCTACCTTGCCAAGCCCATGTCCTTCGCCGAGTTGAACGCCATCGTGCAGGCCCGCAACGGCATGGGCGAGACGGGCGAGAGCTATTTGGTCGGGCGCATCCAAGGGCAGAGCGCTTTCCGCAGCGACATGCTGACCATGGGCGATGGGGCCTATGTGGTTGGCGCGCCTATCTCCACGCCCTATATTGAAAGCGCGATCGGTGGGGAGTCAGTGAATGGCATTTTCACCGACAGCAGCGGCAAGCTGGTGTTGGTGGTGGGCAGTCCGCTGCCCATGCCGGGGCTCGAGTGGGCCATCCTGAGCAAACGCAATCTCGAGGAGGCGCTGACCGAGAAGGCGCCGGGCGAGACACAGACGCTGTTCGCTCGCTACACCGAGCAGTATGGTTACTACGATCTGTTCCTGATTCATCCGGAGGGTGAGGTCTTCTTCACCGTCGCCAAGGAGGCCGACTATCTCACCAACCTGATCGACGGCGAATACCGTGACTCCAATCTGGCCGAACTGGTACGCGATGTGTTACGTACGCGCAGCCTGGGTTTGGCGGACTTCGCCGCCTACGCCCCATCCGCTGGCGCGGCGGCCGCCTTTATCGCCCAACCTCTCATGCACGATGGCAAGGTGGAGATGGTCGTGGCCCTGCAAATGCCGCTGGAGACCATTAATGCCATCATGCAACAGCGCGATGGCATGGGGGAGACCGGCGAGACCTACCTGGTCGGGCCGGACAAGCGCATGCGCTCGGATTCCTTTCTCGACCCCGACCATCGCTCGGTGCAGGCCTCCTTTGCCGGCACTGTCGCCGACAATGGCGTGGATACAGCGGCTAGTCGCGCGGCCCTGGCTGGCGAAACCGGCACCCGTGTCATTACGGACTACAATGGCAATCCCGTGCTGTCGAGTTTCACGCCGGTCAAGGTGGGCGATTTTACTTGGGCGCTGGTGGCGGAAATCGATCGCGCCGAGGTCATGGCCCCGGTCTGGCAACTGGTGCGCAGCACGGTGTTGATCACCGGCTTTTTCACCCTGCTGGTGGTAGTGACCGCGGTGATTTTTGCCCGCGGCCTGAGCAAACCTCTAATCGAGGCCGTTGGCATCGCGCGCCTGGTGGCCGATGGCGATCTGCGCACCAACCTGGCCAGTGATCGCACCGACGAGATTGGCGAAATGATGAGCGCCATGCATGGGCTGGTCGAGCAACTGCGCCAGATTGTCGGCGAGGTGCTGGTCGGAGCCGATAATCTTGGTTCGGCCTCGAGCGAGGTCAGCGCCACCGCCCAGTCGCTGAGCCAGGGCGCCACCGAGCAGGCCGCGAGTGTCGAGGAGACCACCGCCAGCATTGAGCAGCTTAATTCCTCGGTACACCAAAATACCGAGAATGCGCGGGTCACCAACGACATCGCCAAGCGTTCGGCCGATGAGGCGCGCCAGGGCGGCGAGGCGGTCACGCGCACGGTCGCGGCGATGAAAGACATTGCCAGTAAAATCGGTATGATTGAGGAGATTGCCTACAAGACCAATCTGCTCGCGCTCAACGCCGCTATCGAGGCGGCGCGCGCAGGCGACCATGGCAAGGGCTTTACCGTGGTGGCGGCCGAGGTGCGCAAACTGGCCGAGAACAGCGGCGCGACCGCGCAGGAGATCAATCAGCTTGCCACCAACAGCCTGTCCATCGCCGAGGATGCCGGGCGCGTGCTCGAGCACATGGTGCCTAATATCGTCAAGACGGCCGAGCTGATCGCGGAGATCACCGCCGCCTCGGGCGAACAGGCCTCGGGCATTGGGCAGATCAACGAGGCCATGGGGCAGCTCGACAAGGCCACTCAGCAGAATGCCTCCTCCTCCGAGGAACTGGCCGCCACGGCCGAGGAACTCAGCGGTCAGGCCGCGCAGTTGCAAGAAACCATGGCCTTCTTCAAAGTGTCCCGTGGCAAGCCCCCTCGGGCATCGACATCCAAGACTGCCGCGCGTGCGCGACAGTCAGAGCTTGCCGGTGCCCAGGATGACAGGGACACAACTTCACCAGACTTCGAACGCTTTTAG
- the rpmB gene encoding 50S ribosomal protein L28 → MSRVCQVTGKRPLAGNNVSHAHNKTRRRFLPNLRYHRFWMEPEKRWVRLRVSSKGMRIIDKKGIEVVVAELRARGEKI, encoded by the coding sequence ATGTCTCGAGTCTGTCAGGTCACCGGCAAACGCCCGCTGGCCGGTAATAATGTCTCCCACGCCCATAATAAAACCCGCCGCCGGTTCCTGCCGAACCTGCGCTACCACAGATTCTGGATGGAGCCAGAGAAGCGCTGGGTGCGACTGCGTGTCAGCAGCAAGGGCATGCGCATTATCGACAAAAAGGGCATTGAGGTCGTGGTGGCCGAGTTACGTGCGCGCGGCGAGAAGATCTAG
- the rpmG gene encoding 50S ribosomal protein L33, whose amino-acid sequence MAKAARDKIRLNSSAGTGHFYTTTKNKRNQPGKMEMKKYDPVVRKHVMYKEGKIK is encoded by the coding sequence ATGGCCAAAGCCGCTCGAGATAAAATCCGCCTCAATTCCAGCGCCGGCACCGGTCATTTTTACACGACCACCAAGAACAAGCGCAATCAGCCGGGCAAGATGGAGATGAAGAAATACGATCCCGTTGTACGCAAGCATGTGATGTACAAGGAAGGCAAGATCAAATAG
- a CDS encoding SDR family NAD(P)-dependent oxidoreductase, whose protein sequence is MGEIKPGWVLITGCSSGIGRVCALGLAERGYQVVASARRAEDVAVLKQAGLSAVRIDLADAHSIASGLDAALQVTNGRLDALFNNGAFGLPGAVEDLTPEALRAQFETNFFGWHDLTRRVIPVMRAQGRGRIIYNSSVLGLVALPYRGAYVASKFALEGLADTLRLELTGSGIQVILIEPGPIESRFRENARAAFQRYVDPAGSPHADAYRCMAERLEQEGAVQPFTLPAEAVLKKLILALESPKPSARYAVTLPTHLLGGLRRLLPSSALDALLLKVSRGGRG, encoded by the coding sequence ATGGGGGAGATCAAACCGGGCTGGGTGCTCATCACCGGCTGTTCCAGCGGAATTGGGCGCGTCTGCGCATTGGGCTTGGCCGAGCGCGGCTATCAGGTGGTTGCCAGTGCCCGCCGGGCGGAAGATGTCGCGGTCCTCAAGCAGGCCGGATTGTCAGCGGTGCGCATCGATCTGGCGGACGCGCACAGCATCGCCAGTGGGCTTGACGCGGCGCTGCAAGTCACCAACGGACGCCTGGATGCGCTCTTTAATAACGGCGCCTTTGGTCTGCCAGGCGCGGTCGAGGATCTGACACCCGAGGCCCTGCGCGCCCAGTTCGAGACCAACTTCTTTGGCTGGCATGATCTCACCCGGCGGGTGATCCCCGTGATGCGCGCCCAGGGCAGGGGTCGCATTATTTACAACAGCTCGGTCCTTGGTCTGGTGGCGCTGCCGTATCGTGGTGCTTACGTGGCGAGCAAGTTCGCGCTCGAGGGGCTGGCCGATACCCTGCGCCTGGAGCTAACCGGCAGTGGTATTCAGGTGATTCTGATCGAGCCCGGCCCAATTGAGAGCCGCTTTCGGGAGAATGCCAGGGCGGCATTTCAGCGTTATGTCGACCCAGCTGGCAGTCCTCATGCCGACGCTTACCGGTGCATGGCCGAGCGCCTGGAACAGGAAGGCGCGGTGCAACCTTTTACCCTGCCGGCCGAGGCGGTCTTGAAAAAACTCATCCTGGCGCTCGAGAGCCCAAAACCCAGTGCCCGCTATGCGGTCACCTTGCCAACCCATCTGCTCGGTGGATTGCGGCGCCTGTTACCGTCCTCGGCGCTCGACGCCCTGCTGCTCAAGGTGAGTCGCGGCGGCCGTGGCTGA
- a CDS encoding FmdB family zinc ribbon protein: MDALQKISDAPLTDCPECGAPALKKKLSAAAFRLKGSGWYETDFKKDGRKNVVDAGDKTGDKASPGDKSKGDGKTPAKTETTAAKPAGKDAGKASATGSQSAVNKAA; the protein is encoded by the coding sequence ATGGACGCACTGCAAAAAATCAGTGACGCGCCTCTGACCGACTGCCCGGAATGCGGCGCGCCGGCGCTGAAAAAGAAGCTCTCCGCCGCTGCCTTTCGGCTGAAAGGCTCCGGCTGGTATGAAACGGATTTCAAAAAAGACGGCCGCAAGAATGTCGTGGATGCGGGCGATAAGACTGGCGACAAAGCCTCCCCCGGCGACAAATCCAAGGGCGATGGCAAGACGCCGGCGAAAACAGAGACCACCGCTGCAAAGCCAGCCGGAAAGGATGCGGGCAAAGCCTCTGCCACCGGCAGTCAGTCGGCCGTTAACAAGGCAGCCTGA
- the ftsX gene encoding permease-like cell division protein FtsX yields the protein MKHSSRRQQRPFSARFEAWLTHHRESALATLGQLVVAPFATAMTVAAMAVALMLPASLYVLTGNLKVLGGYWDSSAAISVFLEPGVDEAAARSLALQWQARSDIVRAAVITREQGLAEFREYSGLGVALDQLTENPLPVVISVFPAPRLTGKKPLEQLIAGLEQLNDVDFIRLDTEWARRLQALVELLERALWLLSLALALGVLLVVGNTIRLEIENRRDEIEVMHLVGATTGFIRRPFLYSGAWYGLLSGLAAWVMVWLMVLAMQVPADRLAESYQSVFRLRALDSLASLVLIGGGTALGILGSWVAVGRHLGAMQPSR from the coding sequence ATGAAACACTCATCGCGACGTCAGCAGCGTCCGTTCTCCGCCCGCTTCGAGGCCTGGCTCACGCATCATCGTGAAAGTGCGCTGGCGACCTTGGGGCAGCTGGTCGTCGCGCCTTTCGCGACCGCCATGACGGTCGCCGCCATGGCGGTGGCCCTGATGTTACCAGCCTCGCTTTACGTGCTGACAGGAAACCTCAAGGTGCTTGGCGGCTACTGGGATAGCTCGGCGGCCATTTCTGTCTTCCTCGAGCCTGGCGTCGATGAAGCGGCGGCCCGCTCCCTTGCCCTGCAATGGCAGGCGCGCAGCGATATCGTGCGAGCCGCGGTCATTACACGAGAGCAGGGGCTGGCCGAGTTTCGCGAATACAGCGGCCTGGGGGTCGCGCTTGATCAGCTCACCGAGAATCCCCTGCCGGTGGTGATTTCCGTCTTTCCGGCGCCGCGGCTGACCGGAAAAAAACCGCTCGAGCAGCTGATTGCCGGGCTCGAGCAACTCAACGATGTGGATTTCATTCGGCTCGATACCGAGTGGGCACGCCGCCTGCAGGCACTGGTGGAACTCCTTGAGCGCGCGCTCTGGCTGCTCAGTCTGGCGCTGGCGCTCGGAGTACTACTGGTGGTGGGCAACACCATCCGACTGGAAATCGAGAATCGCCGCGATGAAATCGAGGTGATGCACCTGGTGGGGGCCACCACGGGTTTCATTCGTCGGCCTTTTCTTTACAGCGGAGCCTGGTATGGGCTCCTGAGCGGTCTCGCTGCCTGGGTCATGGTATGGCTTATGGTCCTGGCCATGCAGGTTCCGGCGGATCGCCTGGCGGAAAGCTATCAGAGTGTCTTTCGGTTGCGCGCGCTTGACTCCCTGGCATCGCTGGTGCTGATTGGCGGAGGGACGGCGCTAGGTATCCTCGGCAGTTGGGTTGCCGTCGGTCGCCATCTTGGCGCCATGCAGCCGTCGCGCTGA